Proteins encoded in a region of the Lentimicrobiaceae bacterium genome:
- a CDS encoding DRTGG domain-containing protein, which yields MKVSELVNKLNLKVWGTCKGEDIDITGGYTSDLLSDVMGKAQSGDVWITIQSHKNVVAVASLKDLACIILINNAKPEDDMLEQANEENIPVLGTELTAFEVSGLIYNLIK from the coding sequence ATGAAAGTTTCAGAATTAGTAAATAAATTAAACCTTAAAGTTTGGGGTACCTGCAAAGGTGAAGATATCGACATCACCGGAGGGTATACTTCTGACTTGCTGAGCGATGTTATGGGAAAAGCCCAAAGTGGCGACGTGTGGATTACAATTCAATCGCACAAAAACGTTGTGGCTGTAGCGTCTCTGAAAGACCTTGCATGTATTATATTAATAAACAATGCAAAGCCTGAAGATGACATGTTGGAACAAGCTAATGAAGAAAACATTCCGGTATTAGGAACTGAACTTACTGCATTTGAAGTATCGGGCTTGATATACAATCTTATAAAATAA
- a CDS encoding PHP-associated domain-containing protein, whose product MNNYRADIHIHTVLSPCGDIDMSPINIINKAVSLNLDIIGITDHNSTLHCELIKKIGEKHKLFVLMGAEVTTKEEVHCLAFFEDTISLKAFQKYLEEHLPPIVNDVDRFGYQVVVDENEDIIDQVEYLLISGINQSIDQVERKVHELDGLFIPAHIDKKSTSLISQLGFIPPDLKADALEISSNWEKSPEVVAMAKMTNLPLITNSDAHFIEQIGKQYTIFSLNELSYKGIKEALESKSVKPMLN is encoded by the coding sequence ATGAACAATTATAGGGCAGATATACATATACACACAGTCTTATCACCTTGCGGAGATATAGACATGAGCCCTATTAATATTATTAATAAAGCTGTTTCGCTCAATTTGGATATAATTGGCATAACCGACCATAACTCAACACTTCATTGCGAACTGATAAAAAAAATAGGCGAAAAACACAAACTGTTCGTACTTATGGGAGCCGAAGTTACTACCAAAGAAGAGGTGCATTGTTTAGCATTTTTTGAAGATACAATTTCACTAAAAGCATTTCAAAAATACTTAGAAGAACACCTACCTCCTATAGTTAATGATGTTGATAGGTTTGGCTATCAGGTAGTTGTTGATGAAAACGAAGACATAATCGACCAAGTTGAATATTTGCTAATATCTGGTATAAACCAATCAATAGACCAAGTTGAAAGAAAAGTACACGAATTAGACGGACTATTTATTCCGGCTCATATCGATAAAAAATCAACAAGCCTTATAAGTCAGTTGGGTTTTATTCCTCCCGACCTTAAAGCAGATGCTCTCGAAATTTCCAGTAATTGGGAAAAATCGCCCGAAGTTGTTGCAATGGCTAAAATGACAAATCTGCCATTGATTACAAATTCTGATGCACATTTTATTGAACAAATAGGCAAACAGTACACAATATTTTCTTTAAACGAACTATCGTATAAAGGAATTAAAGAAGCTTTAGAATCAAAATCGGTAAAACCAATGCTAAATTAA
- a CDS encoding ATP-binding protein: protein MKDLSLHIMDIVQNSITAGSDTIIVSIDKNSEEFLLQIIDNGKGMSEETVKRVTDPYYTSRTTRKVGLGIPLLKQNAERTNGTFNIHSVINEGTTISAKFMHTNIDMLPLGDIGGVISLCMSSNPDINFIFKFKTNDDIFEISTNEIKEVLEDVPISDPQVISYIKNIINENIK, encoded by the coding sequence ATGAAAGACTTATCGCTACATATTATGGATATAGTACAGAACTCAATAACTGCGGGCTCTGATACTATAATAGTATCTATAGATAAGAATAGCGAAGAATTTTTGTTACAAATAATAGACAATGGCAAAGGAATGAGCGAAGAAACAGTAAAACGAGTTACCGACCCCTATTACACCTCGCGCACAACGCGAAAAGTCGGTTTAGGTATTCCTTTACTAAAACAAAATGCCGAAAGAACAAATGGAACATTCAACATACACTCGGTAATAAATGAAGGCACAACAATAAGCGCTAAGTTTATGCATACCAATATCGATATGTTGCCACTTGGAGATATTGGCGGAGTTATTTCTCTTTGCATGAGTTCGAACCCCGATATTAACTTTATTTTTAAATTTAAAACAAACGACGACATATTTGAAATAAGCACAAACGAAATTAAAGAAGTACTTGAAGATGTTCCTATAAGCGACCCTCAAGTCATATCTTATATAAAAAACATCATAAACGAAAACATAAAATAA
- a CDS encoding (2Fe-2S) ferredoxin domain-containing protein: MNKIKSLADLKRIKSEVQEKMKSRENSENPESIPQIKVAMATCGIAAGAKEVMEYLINELDKRNINAVVTQTGCMGYCYAEPTLEVKLPGDDPVVFGYVDTKKVDEIISKYILEKELVDGIIPVNYEKIDDNN; encoded by the coding sequence ATGAACAAAATCAAATCGCTAGCCGACCTCAAGAGAATAAAATCTGAGGTTCAGGAAAAAATGAAATCTCGCGAAAACAGCGAAAACCCTGAAAGCATTCCACAAATAAAAGTAGCTATGGCTACCTGTGGTATAGCTGCAGGAGCTAAAGAAGTAATGGAGTATCTAATCAACGAATTAGACAAAAGAAACATTAACGCCGTAGTAACTCAAACAGGCTGTATGGGATATTGCTATGCAGAACCCACACTAGAAGTTAAACTACCCGGCGACGACCCCGTTGTTTTTGGATACGTTGATACTAAAAAAGTGGATGAAATTATTAGCAAGTATATTCTTGAAAAAGAACTTGTTGATGGAATTATTCCTGTAAATTACGAAAAAATTGATGATAACAACTAA
- a CDS encoding NADH-ubiquinone oxidoreductase-F iron-sulfur binding region domain-containing protein yields MNKKYKMHLLVCGGTGCKASESALIIESLKTELINKGLENDVQVIKTGCFGFCEKGPIVKVQPDNTFYVEVRPSDATEIIAEHVIKGRKVERLLYKDPTKKETIEDSKHMGFYRKQLRIALRNCGFIDPENIDEYISRDGYAALAKCITEMTPQQVIDEIKNSGLRGRGGAGFPTGLKWEITSKSVSDQKYVVCNADEGDPGAFMDRSILEGDPHSIIEAMAICGYCIGATKGLIYIRAEYPLAIQRLKIAINQAQELGLLGDGILGTDFKFNLELRYGAGAFVCGEEMALIRSMEGKRGEPTLKPPFPSVSGYLEKPTNVNNVETFANVPAIINKGAEWFSSIGTEKSKGTKVFALAGKINNVGLIEVPMGTTLREVIFEIGGGIKDGKKFKAVQTGGPSGGCLTEKHLDLPIDFDNLVKAGSMMGSGGMVVMDEDDCMVSIAKFYLDFTVEESCGKCAPCRIGNKRLNEILDRICQGKGKMEDIDLLRNLSTVIKDTALCGLGQTSPNPVLSTLDGFYDEYVAHIEEHRCPSGHCKALMKYVIEPENCVGCTACARNCPVNAISGERKQPHVIDQEKCIKCGACIERCKFNAIHIK; encoded by the coding sequence ATGAATAAGAAATATAAAATGCACTTACTAGTCTGTGGAGGCACAGGCTGTAAAGCTTCGGAGAGCGCATTAATAATCGAAAGCTTAAAAACGGAGCTAATAAATAAAGGTCTTGAAAATGACGTGCAAGTTATTAAAACCGGTTGTTTTGGTTTTTGCGAAAAAGGACCTATTGTTAAAGTTCAACCCGACAACACTTTTTATGTAGAAGTTAGACCGAGCGATGCTACAGAAATCATTGCCGAGCACGTAATAAAAGGACGTAAAGTTGAAAGACTTCTGTACAAAGACCCAACAAAAAAAGAGACTATTGAAGACTCGAAACACATGGGTTTTTATCGTAAACAATTACGTATAGCCTTACGTAACTGTGGTTTTATCGACCCCGAAAACATCGACGAATATATTTCGAGAGATGGCTACGCTGCACTTGCAAAATGTATTACCGAAATGACTCCTCAACAAGTAATTGATGAGATAAAAAATAGCGGACTACGTGGTAGAGGTGGTGCAGGTTTCCCCACAGGTTTAAAATGGGAAATCACATCAAAAAGCGTAAGCGACCAAAAATATGTTGTTTGTAATGCCGACGAAGGCGACCCAGGTGCTTTTATGGACAGGTCTATACTTGAAGGCGACCCGCACTCAATTATAGAAGCTATGGCTATTTGCGGTTATTGTATAGGAGCAACTAAAGGTCTTATCTACATTAGAGCCGAATATCCACTTGCTATCCAAAGACTAAAAATAGCAATCAATCAAGCACAAGAATTAGGACTTCTTGGAGATGGAATTCTTGGCACGGATTTCAAATTCAATCTTGAATTGCGTTACGGAGCAGGAGCCTTTGTTTGTGGTGAAGAAATGGCTCTTATACGCTCAATGGAAGGTAAAAGAGGCGAACCTACACTTAAACCTCCATTCCCAAGTGTTTCGGGATATTTAGAAAAACCTACAAACGTTAATAACGTTGAAACATTTGCTAACGTTCCGGCTATTATTAATAAAGGAGCTGAATGGTTCTCGTCAATTGGAACCGAAAAATCTAAAGGAACCAAAGTATTTGCTTTAGCAGGTAAAATTAATAACGTAGGACTAATTGAAGTTCCTATGGGAACAACTCTTAGAGAAGTTATTTTTGAAATAGGTGGTGGAATTAAAGACGGCAAAAAATTTAAAGCTGTTCAAACAGGTGGTCCTTCGGGCGGTTGCTTAACTGAAAAACACCTTGACCTACCTATCGACTTTGATAACCTTGTGAAAGCTGGTTCTATGATGGGTTCAGGAGGTATGGTTGTTATGGACGAAGACGACTGTATGGTTTCTATTGCTAAGTTTTACTTAGATTTTACCGTTGAAGAATCGTGCGGAAAATGTGCTCCATGTAGAATTGGAAACAAACGTCTTAACGAAATACTTGACAGAATTTGCCAAGGAAAAGGTAAAATGGAAGACATCGACCTATTACGTAACTTAAGCACTGTTATTAAAGATACAGCTCTTTGCGGTTTAGGACAAACTTCACCAAATCCGGTTTTATCGACATTAGACGGTTTCTACGATGAATATGTAGCTCACATTGAAGAACACAGATGCCCTAGCGGACACTGTAAAGCTTTGATGAAATATGTTATTGAACCGGAAAATTGTGTTGGATGTACCGCTTGTGCCAGAAATTGCCCGGTTAATGCAATTTCGGGAGAGAGAAAACAACCTCACGTTATAGACCAAGAAAAGTGTATTAAATGTGGTGCTTGTATAGAAAGATGTAAATTTAATGCAATACATATAAAATAA